In the Wyeomyia smithii strain HCP4-BCI-WySm-NY-G18 chromosome 2, ASM2978416v1, whole genome shotgun sequence genome, one interval contains:
- the LOC129722326 gene encoding transient receptor potential cation channel subfamily V member 5 gives MGNTESNVTSGVKKQAGVSTQALYKFVNLKGGGLLVDIMKRAIQNKQYAEIDHAIKTKVEPFLYNKGKGKYIPVAQLVLLRNRERPRHKQLPEIRALENPEEDYDIDADCPDVTEGEYQRNPSGYREVCWNIKERGAVGETILHLCLLNATSLHADLAKRLLRFYPKLINDIYMCDEYYGESVLHVAIVNEDPAMVKFLLDSGSDVNERCCGTFMCPEDQKASRYDSIETEIICVLPMTNYDGYVYWGEYPLSFAACLGQEECYRLVLARGADPDNQDSNGNTVLHMLVIYEKVSTFDMGYEVGSSLHIRNLQNLTPLTLAAKLGRVEMFFHIMNIEREIYWQLGSITCAAYPLALIDTIDIETGNIEKDSALNLVVFGDKDEHLDLLEGVLIDLLKTKWNTFVKDKFYRQFFVFFCYFCVSLVSFTLRNGPVKLEDAEANRTAANTQTKNGTDFGNVTLTPLLGLEASGKMVGLNASEAFFDPTTLGNNIFFNSKCPTMAYDGMQGKLRLVSEIIILIGAFVYLIAALRESRFLGRKMFIENLMTVPSRVMFLFSCCIMMIVPFLKVLCFTELEDHVAVVIMLTTAPYFLFFCRGFKTVGPFVVMIYRMVIGDLLRFVVIYLVFVMGFSQAYYIIFLSYKGEEDSDENPMPSPMESIVAMFLMSLTNFGDYYAALENTAHEGCAKVLFVIYMVIVAVLLVNLLIAMMGNTYTKIAETKNEWQRQWARIVLVVERGVPPAERLKNLMGYSEPMSDGRRALVLRLSMTDEDKEEMKEILEMKRVHERLKKKRQIEREARAEKRRLIMEKFANVP, from the exons ATGGGAAATACCGAAAGTAACGTTACCAGTGGGGTGAAAAAGCAGGCCGGCGTTTCGACCCAGGCGTTGTACAAGTTTGTCAATCTGAAAGGCGGTGGCTTGCTGGTGGACATCATGAAACGAGCAATCCAAAACAAACAGTACGCGGAGATTGATCATGCCATTAAAACTAAGGTGGAACCATTTCTGTACAACAAAGGTAAGGGCAAGTACATTCCGGTGGCGCAGTTGGTGTTGCTGCGAAACCGGGAACGACCACGGCATAAGCAGTTGCCGGAAATTCGCGCATTGGAAAACCCCGAAGAGGACTACGACATTGACGCGGACTGCCCGGACGTCACCGAGGGCGAGTACCAGCGGAATCCGTCCGGGTACAGGGAGGTGTGCTGGAATATCAAG GAACGAGGAGCCGTTGGAGAGACGATTCTTCATTTGTGCCTGTTGAATGCCACCTCACTGCATGCTGATTTGGCGAAACGGTTGCTGCGATTCTATCCGAAGCTGATCAACGATATTTACATGTGTGATGAGTACTACGGGGAGAGCGTACTGCACGTTGCGATCGTCAACGAGGACCCAGCCATGGTGAAGTTCCTACTGGATAGTGGGTCGGATGTCAACGAACGGTGCTGTGGAACGTTTATGTGTCCCGAAGATCAGAAGGCAAGCCGGTACGACTCGATCGAAACGGAGATCATTTGCGTACTACCGATGACCAATTACGATGGCTACGTTTACTGGGGAGAGTATCCATTGAGCTTTGCGGCTTGTTTGGGCCAGGAGGAATGTTATCGTCTCGTGTTGGCACGAGGAGCAGACCCGGATAACCAGGACTCCAATGGCAACACTGTGCTGCATATGCTGGTGATCTATGAAAAGGTTTCGACCTTCGACATGGGCTACGAAGTGGGATCATCGTTACACATAAGAAACTTGCAAAATTTGACACCCCTGACGCTGGCCGCAAAATTGGGCCGGGTGGAAATGTTCTTCCACATTATGAACATCGAACGGGAGATCTACTGGCAGTTGGGGAGCATCACGTGTGCCGCCTATCCGCTGGCGTTGATCGATACGATTGATATCGAAACGGGAAACATTGAAAAGGATTCCGCCCTTAACCTGGTGGTGTTCGGCGATAAGGACGAACATCTAGATCTGCTCGAAGGAGTTCTGATCGATCTGCTCAAGACCAAGTGGAATACGTTCGTGAAGGACAAATTCTACCGtcaattttttgtgtttttctgctACTTTTGCGTTTCGCTGGTGAGCTTCACCCTTCGTAATGGACCGGTGAAGCTTGAGGATGCCGAAGCGAATCGAACTGCCGCGAATACTCAGACGAAGAATGGTACTGACTTTGGGAATGTCACTTTAACTCCTTTGCTTGGTTTGGAAGCTAGTGGCAAGATGGTCGGACTCAATGCGAGCGAAGCTTTTTTCGATCCGACAACCCTGGGAAATAATATCTTTTTCAACTCCAAGTGTCCAACAATGGCCTACGATGGTATGCAAGGAAAGTTGCGGCTGGTTTCGGAGATTATCATACTGATTGGTGCCTTTGTGTACTTGATTGCGGCATTGAGGGAGTCCAGATTCCTGGGACGTAAGATGTTTATAGAAAATTTG ATGACGGTACCCTCAAGagtaatgtttttgttttcctgTTGTATTATGATGATAGTTCCATTCTTGAAGGTACTCTGCTTTACTGAGTTGGAGGATCATGTCGCGGTAGTGATTATGCTGACTACGGCTCCTTATTTTCTCTTCTTCTGTCG AGGCTTCAAAACTGTCGGTCCCTTCGTGGTGATGATCTATCGCATGGTGATAGGAGATTTGCTGCGGTTTGTCGTCATCTATCTGGTATTTGTGATGGGCTTTTCGCAGGCGTACTACATTATTTTTCTGTCGTACAAGGGTGAGGAGGATAGCGACGAAAATCCGATGCCATCGCCAATGGAATCGATTGTGGCGATGTTTCTGATGTCGTTGACCAACTTTGGCGATTATTATGCAGCGCTGGAGAATACCGCTCATGAAGGTTGCGCCAAG GTCCTGTTCGTTATCTACATGGTGATCGTGGCCGTCCTGCTGGTGAACTTGCTGATCGCTATGATGGGCAACACGTACACGAAGATTGCGGAGACGAAAAACGAATGGCAACGGCAGTGGGCCCGAATCGTGCTGGTAGTGGAACGTGGCGTTCCACCTGCCGAACGCCTTAAGAACCTGATGGGCTACAGTGAACCGATGTCGGACGGACGGCGTGCGCTGGTGCTCCGTTTAAGCATGACC GACGAGGATAAGGAGGAAATGAAGGAAATCCTGGAGATGAAACGAGTTCACGAGCGCTTGAAAAAGAAGCGTCAGATCGAGCGAGAGGCGCGCGCCGAGAAGCGGCGCTTGATTATGGAGAAATTTGCGAATGTACCGTAG